The segment CGTACTCTTCTTCCTCGGCGTGCTGAACCTGTACTCGGCCAGCGGATTCCGCATGGAAGAGGGGCTGAACGTAGATCCCTATTTTCAAAAACAACTCATCTGGGGACTCATGGGTCTGCCCTGCATGGCCGTGTTCATGCTCGTGGACTACCGGCATCTCAAAACCGCGGCCTGGCCTCTATTTTGGGTCACGGTGATCCTGCTGGTGTCGGTGTTCTTCGTGGGCAAGACCATCTATGGGGCGCGCCGCTGGCTGGACCTGGGGTTCATGCACTTCCAACCCAGCGAACTGGCCAAGATCAGCGTGTTGGTCCTGGGGGCGCGTCTGCTCTCCCGGGATACGGGCAAATTGGATTTTCTGCCGCTGTTTCTGGTGCTGGGCATCTGTTCGCTGCCGGCCCTGCTCGTGGCCATGCAGCCGGACCTGGGTTCGGGCCTTTCCGTGCTGCTCATTCTCGGCGGCATGATTCTCTACCGCGGCCTTACCTCCCGGGTATTGCGCACGGCCGTGGTCGCCGTGCCTGCGCTGCTCCCCCTGGGCTGGTTTGCCCTGCATGACTATCAAAAACGGCGCATCATTTCCTTTCTGAACCCGGAGAGCGATCCCAAGGGCGCGGGCTACCACAAGCTCCAGTCGGAAATCGCCGTAGGCTCGGGCGAAATATGGGGCAAGGGCTTTTTGGGCGGCACCCAGAGCCATTACCGATTCCTGCCCGAAAAACACACGGACTTCGCTCTGGCCGTGTTTGCGGAAGAATGGGGGTTCGTTGGCAGCATGGCCCTGCTGACCCTGTTCTGCGCCTTCTTGTACCAAATTGCACAAGTGGCCCGTGAGGCCAAAGATCTTTTCGGCAGTTATCTTGCGGCAGGAGTGTTCTTCTATTTTTTCTGGCAAATCCTTATAAATATGGGTATGGTTCTTGGCGTCCTGCCGGTGGTGGGCATCCCCCTGCCATTCTTGAGTTATGGCGGCAGCGCTACCCTGGTGAACTTCAGTCTGGTGGGGCTTGTGCTCAATGTTTCCATGCGCAAGTTTTTGTTCAAACAGGTCTGACGCGACCGGTGGACGAGAGGAGGAAAAGCAATGGCAAAGGACGAAATCAACGCCTTTCTTGGTGCGGGTACCAACTATCACGGAAAACTGAACTTTCAAGGCTCTGTACGCATCGACGGCAGCTTCACCGGCGAGGTGGACTCCGACGGCACCCTGGTCATCGGCAAGGACGCGGTGGTGGAAGGCACCATCCGGGTCGGCCAGCTGGTGCTTTCCGGGCGGCTCACAGGGGAAGTGGAGGCGCGCCAGAAGGTCGCCTTGAAGAAAAGTGCCGATATGAAAGGAGATATCCGCACGCCGGTGCTGATCATGGACGAAGGCGCTGTGCTGGAAGGCAAGCTGACCATGGGCTCGCAGGACGCCCTGCCCTCCGGCTCGGAGAGCTGACCCTCCCTGTTCCCTCCCAATAATTAAATCAATTATTTTCGGCTATTTGAGCCGTTCGACACCAAAGGCTTAACACAAAAAGCCTTTGACAGGACTGGTAAAGTGAGATAAAGCGCAAGCACTTTGACCCAAATTTCACAACCTCAGTCGGGGGAGAGCGTATGGTTATACCGGATAATTCAATCTACATCCAATTCATCAACTTCCTGTTGCTCGTGGTGCTGCTGAACTGGGCGCTGATCAAGCCCATCCGCGGTATCATCCAAAAACGCAAGGAACTGATGGCCGAGCAGATGGGAGGTATCGAGCAGTTCACGTCCGATGCCGACACCAAGCTCAAGGACTACGAGGCCGCCCTGGATGCCGCCCGAAAGGAAGGCGTCGAGGTTCGTACCCGGCTCAAGGAGGAAGGCACTTCCAAAGAGCAGGAACTCATGTCCGCCGCCGGCCAGCAGGCCGCCACTACGCTGCGCGAGGCCGAGGCTCAGATCGAGTCCGAGGTCAAGAGCGCCATGGATGCGTTGAAAAAGGATGTGGACGGCTACGCGCAGAAGGCCACGAACAAGATTCTTGGCCAAGCATAACTGATCGGTAAGGAGGGGTTCGTTTTGAAATTGAGACGGTTCGCACTCTGGGCGCTGGTCGCCGCGATGGTGCTGGGTCTGGCAGGCATCGCCTTTGCCACGGGCCACGGCGCTGAAGCGGCCGAGGCCGCGCACGAGGGAGGTCATGCGGAAGCTCACGGTGTCCCCTGGGGCAACTTCGCCCTTCGTGTCGTCAACCTGGTGATCTTTTTGGGAATCATCTGGTGGGCGGCCGGTGACAAGCTGAAGGCGCTCTTCGGCGGACGGCGGAAGGACATCCGTGCGGAACTCGACGACCTCGAGACCCGCAAAGCCCAGGCCGAGGAACAGCTTCGGAACGTTGAACGCGGCATTGCCAACCTGAACCAGGAAAAGCAAAAAATTCTTGATGACGCCCAGAAGCAGGGTGAGGCCATGAAGGTCGCCATCATTGAGAAGGCCGAACGCGACGCCGAGGCCATGAAAGAACAAGCCAAACGCACGGCCGAGAACGAAGCCAAGGCCGCCATGGACACCATGCGCGCTGAAATGGCCGACCTCGTGGCGGACGCGGCTGCAAAAATGGTCAAGGAAAAGCTTTCCGAAAACGACCATGAACGGCTTGTGGACGAATACTTAACAAAGGTGGTGCTCAATTGACCGGGAACGTTGTAGCTCGCAGATACGCCAAAGCTCTCTTTGCCGTGGGCAGCAAAGCCGGTGAAAAAGAGCTGGACGCGTTCGGCAAGGAGTTGGCCGCGCTCGCCGGTGTTCTCGACGCTTCGCCCCAGGCGTTCGCGTTCTTCAAGAACCCCGCCTTCAGCGCCGAAGAAAAAAAGCAAGTGCTGAAAAAGATCGCGGAAAAGGTGTCTGTCGGTCCGATGATGCAGAACTTCTGCGAACTCCTGGCCGATAAGGACCGGGTGGACGTGCTGCCTTTCATTGCCGCCGATTACCAGAAAATGCTCGATCAGGCCCAAGGCGTCGTTTCCGGCTCCCTGGTCACTGCCTTCGAGCTTTCGGACGTGCGCCGCAAGGAGCTGACCGAAAAACTGGAAAAGCAGACCGGAAAGAAACTCGATCTGGATTTCGCCGCCGATCAGCAAATTCTCGGTGGCGTCGTGCTCAAAGTTGGCGACAAAGTGCTGGACGCGAGCCTCCGCGCTCAGCTCGACATTTTGAAAGAACAGATCAAAAGGGGTGAGTAGGGCCATGCAGATCAAAGCAGAAGAAATCAGCAAGATCATTGAAGATCAGATTCAAAATTATGAGTCTCGGGTCGAGATGAGCGAAACCGGCACCGTGCTGTACGTGGGTGACGGTATCGCCCGCGTGCACGGCGTCGAGAACGCCATGGCCATGGAGCTGCTGGAATTCCCCGGCGGCGTCAAGGGTATGGTGCTCAACCTGGAAGAGGACAACGTGGGTGTCGCGCTGCTCGGCGAAGACACGCACATCAAGGAAGGCGACACGGTCAAGCGGACCGGCCAGATCTTCTCCGTGCCCGTTGGCGATGCGGTCATGGGCCGCGTGCTCGATCCGCTGGGTCAGCCCATTGACGGTCTCGGACCCTTGGACGCCACGGAAACCCGCCCGGTGGAACTCAAGGCTCCCGGCATCATCCCCCGTAAGTCGGTGCATGAGCCTTGCTACACCGGTCTGAAGGCCGTTGACGCCATGACCCCGGTGGGACGCGGACAGCGCGAGCTGATCATTGGTGACCGCCAGGTCGGTAAGACCGCCATCGGCGTTGACGCCATCCTCGCCCAGAAGAACACGGACGTGCATTGCTTCTACGTGGCCGTCGGCCAGAAGAAAGCTTCCGTTGCCCTGGTGGCCGACACCCTGCGCAAGTACGGCGCCATGGAATACACCACCATCATCTCCGCCACCGCCTCCGAGCCTGCGCCGCTGCAA is part of the Paucidesulfovibrio gracilis DSM 16080 genome and harbors:
- a CDS encoding ATP synthase F0 subunit B gives rise to the protein MVIPDNSIYIQFINFLLLVVLLNWALIKPIRGIIQKRKELMAEQMGGIEQFTSDADTKLKDYEAALDAARKEGVEVRTRLKEEGTSKEQELMSAAGQQAATTLREAEAQIESEVKSAMDALKKDVDGYAQKATNKILGQA
- a CDS encoding bactofilin family protein, which encodes MAKDEINAFLGAGTNYHGKLNFQGSVRIDGSFTGEVDSDGTLVIGKDAVVEGTIRVGQLVLSGRLTGEVEARQKVALKKSADMKGDIRTPVLIMDEGAVLEGKLTMGSQDALPSGSES
- the rodA gene encoding rod shape-determining protein RodA, whose product is MERKMLLSINWPLVGITAVLFFLGVLNLYSASGFRMEEGLNVDPYFQKQLIWGLMGLPCMAVFMLVDYRHLKTAAWPLFWVTVILLVSVFFVGKTIYGARRWLDLGFMHFQPSELAKISVLVLGARLLSRDTGKLDFLPLFLVLGICSLPALLVAMQPDLGSGLSVLLILGGMILYRGLTSRVLRTAVVAVPALLPLGWFALHDYQKRRIISFLNPESDPKGAGYHKLQSEIAVGSGEIWGKGFLGGTQSHYRFLPEKHTDFALAVFAEEWGFVGSMALLTLFCAFLYQIAQVAREAKDLFGSYLAAGVFFYFFWQILINMGMVLGVLPVVGIPLPFLSYGGSATLVNFSLVGLVLNVSMRKFLFKQV
- a CDS encoding F0F1 ATP synthase subunit delta — protein: MTGNVVARRYAKALFAVGSKAGEKELDAFGKELAALAGVLDASPQAFAFFKNPAFSAEEKKQVLKKIAEKVSVGPMMQNFCELLADKDRVDVLPFIAADYQKMLDQAQGVVSGSLVTAFELSDVRRKELTEKLEKQTGKKLDLDFAADQQILGGVVLKVGDKVLDASLRAQLDILKEQIKRGE
- a CDS encoding F0F1 ATP synthase subunit B family protein, encoding MRRFALWALVAAMVLGLAGIAFATGHGAEAAEAAHEGGHAEAHGVPWGNFALRVVNLVIFLGIIWWAAGDKLKALFGGRRKDIRAELDDLETRKAQAEEQLRNVERGIANLNQEKQKILDDAQKQGEAMKVAIIEKAERDAEAMKEQAKRTAENEAKAAMDTMRAEMADLVADAAAKMVKEKLSENDHERLVDEYLTKVVLN